Proteins encoded in a region of the Vicia villosa cultivar HV-30 ecotype Madison, WI linkage group LG5, Vvil1.0, whole genome shotgun sequence genome:
- the LOC131602835 gene encoding RING-H2 finger protein ATL78-like — MYASTSFTSPLLHELLVESHTRRLLIQGPIDNQPLNNHNFGVPEFDLNTLMIVGVLLCALICSLALNSIIRCALRFSNQAINDNASSSSSSNSLPQLANKGIKKKALKTFHTVSYSTELKLPGLDIECVICLSEFAKGEKVRILPKCNHGFHVRCIDKWLREHSSCPKCRQCLLQTCRKVGDSQVQPIVLPVPETITRIQPLDHEAVERSYREESG; from the coding sequence atgtaTGCTTCTACTTCCTTTACTTCACCACTCCTCCACGAGCTTCTTGTGGAATCTCACACAAGAAGGTTACTCATCCAAGGCCCAATTGATAATCAACCACTAAACAACCATAATTTTGGAGTTCCTGAATTTGATTTAAATACTCTGATGATAGTTGGAGTCCTATTATGTGCTCTAATTTGCTCACTTGCATTAAACTCCATCATAAGGTGTGCCTTGAGATTTTCGAACCAAGCCATCAACGATAACGCTTCTTCAAGTTCAAGTAGCAACAGTTTACCTCAATTGGCTAATAAAGGAATCAAGAAGAAAGCTCTCAAAACCTTTCACACAGTGAGCTATTCAACTGAGTTGAAACTGCCTGGTTTGGATATAGAGTGTGTGATATGTCTCTCAGAGTTTGCAAAAGGTGAAAAGGTACGCATATTGCCTAAATGCAACCATGGTTTTCATGTTCGTTGCATTGACAAATGGCTAAGGGAACACTCATCATGTCCCAAGTGCAGACAATGTCTTCTTCAAACATGTAGAAAGGTTGGTGATTCGCAGGTGCAGCCAATTGTGCTGCCAGTACCGGAAACCATTACCAGGATTCAACCACTAGACCATGAAGCCGTTGAACGTAGCTATAGGGAAGAAAGCGGATAA